A genomic segment from Xyrauchen texanus isolate HMW12.3.18 chromosome 21, RBS_HiC_50CHRs, whole genome shotgun sequence encodes:
- the LOC127661671 gene encoding ubiquitin-conjugating enzyme E2 Q2-like isoform X1, with the protein MSVSGLKAELKFLESIFDPKHERFRIINWKPDELSCQFNVTGEKLLIIHCNITESYPLTPPIWFVDSDDPSLTQVLERLEDVRKGSTLLLQQLKRLICDLCRLYNLPQHPDVEMLDQPLPAGPVNQEKKIGTTDEVTSEEEEEEEMGEQDIEDLDHYDMKEEEPVDGKKSEDDGIEKENLAILEKIRKNQRQDHLNVSAHSGAVSGSVQASDRLMKELREIYRSQSYKNGIYSVELVNDSLYDWHVKLRTVDPDSPLHSDLQVLKEKEGMDYILLNVSYKDNFPFDPPFVRVVSPVLSGGYVLGGGALCMELLTKQGWSSAYSIESVIMQINATLVKGKARVQFGANKNQYNLARAQQSYKSLVQIHEKNGWYTPPKEDG; encoded by the exons ATGTCGGTTTCGGGACTGAAGGCCGAGCTGAAGTTTCTAGAGTCCATTTTCGACCCGAAACACGAGCGGTTCAGGATCATCAACTGGAAGCCGGATGAGCTGAGCTGCCAGTTTAACGTGACCGGAGAAAAGCTGCTAATTATTCACTGCAATATCACG gaATCCTACCCGTTGACTCCCCCAATATGGTTTGTGGACTCCGATGACCCCAGTCTTACTCAAGTACTAGAACGTCTTGAGGATGTCAGAAAGGGCAGTACACTG CTCTTGCAGCAGCTGAAAAGGCTGATCTGCGATCTGTGCCGCCTATATAACCTTCCCCAGCACCctgatgtggagatgctggaccAGCCCCTTCCTGCAGGGCCTGTCAACCaggaaaaaaaa ATTGGGACCACAGATGAGGTCACttcagaagaggaggaagaagaggagatgGGAGAG CAGGACATTGAGGATCTCGATCACTATGACATGAAAGAGGAGGAACCAGTGGATGGAAAGAAGTCCGAGGATGATGGGATTGAGAAGGAGAATTTGGCAATCCTGGAGAAGATCCGGAAGAACCAGAGGCAGGACCACTTGAATGTAAGTGCTCATTCG GGTGCAGTGTCTGGATCTGTTCAAGCATCAGATCGCCTCATGAAGGAGCTCAGGGAGATCTACAGATCTCAGAGTTACAAAAATG GCATATACTCCGTGGAGCTTGTCAATGACAGCCTGTATGATTGGCATGTCAAACTAAGAAC TGTTGATCCAGATAGTCCTCTGCACAGTGACCTCCAGGTGctgaaagaaaaggaaggaaTGGACTACATCCTTCTCAATGTCTCATACAAA GATAATTTCCCCTTTGATCCCCCATTTGTACGTGTAGTTTCTCCTGTCCTGTCTGGAGG TTATGTACTTGGAGGAGGAGCCCTGTGTATGGAACTACTGACTAAACAG GGCTGGAGCAGTGCCTATTCCATAGAGTCTGTTATCATGCAGATAAATGCCACTTTAGTCAAGGGAAAAGCAAGAGTGCAGTTTGGAGCCAATAAG AATCAGTACAATCTTGCCAGGGCACAGCAGTCATATAAATCGCTGGTGCAAATTCACGAAAAGAATG GCTGGTACACACCACCAAAAGAAGATGGGTAa
- the LOC127661671 gene encoding ubiquitin-conjugating enzyme E2 Q2-like isoform X3, translating to MSVSGLKAELKFLESIFDPKHERFRIINWKPDELSCQFNVTGEKLLIIHCNITESYPLTPPIWFVDSDDPSLTQVLERLEDVRKGSTLLLQQLKRLICDLCRLYNLPQHPDVEMLDQPLPAGPVNQEKKIGTTDEVTSEEEEEEEMGEQDIEDLDHYDMKEEEPVDGKKSEDDGIEKENLAILEKIRKNQRQDHLNGAVSGSVQASDRLMKELREIYRSQSYKNGIYSVELVNDSLYDWHVKLRTVDPDSPLHSDLQVLKEKEGMDYILLNVSYKDNFPFDPPFVRVVSPVLSGGYVLGGGALCMELLTKQGWSSAYSIESVIMQINATLVKGKARVQFGANKNQYNLARAQQSYKSLVQIHEKNGWYTPPKEDG from the exons ATGTCGGTTTCGGGACTGAAGGCCGAGCTGAAGTTTCTAGAGTCCATTTTCGACCCGAAACACGAGCGGTTCAGGATCATCAACTGGAAGCCGGATGAGCTGAGCTGCCAGTTTAACGTGACCGGAGAAAAGCTGCTAATTATTCACTGCAATATCACG gaATCCTACCCGTTGACTCCCCCAATATGGTTTGTGGACTCCGATGACCCCAGTCTTACTCAAGTACTAGAACGTCTTGAGGATGTCAGAAAGGGCAGTACACTG CTCTTGCAGCAGCTGAAAAGGCTGATCTGCGATCTGTGCCGCCTATATAACCTTCCCCAGCACCctgatgtggagatgctggaccAGCCCCTTCCTGCAGGGCCTGTCAACCaggaaaaaaaa ATTGGGACCACAGATGAGGTCACttcagaagaggaggaagaagaggagatgGGAGAG CAGGACATTGAGGATCTCGATCACTATGACATGAAAGAGGAGGAACCAGTGGATGGAAAGAAGTCCGAGGATGATGGGATTGAGAAGGAGAATTTGGCAATCCTGGAGAAGATCCGGAAGAACCAGAGGCAGGACCACTTGAAT GGTGCAGTGTCTGGATCTGTTCAAGCATCAGATCGCCTCATGAAGGAGCTCAGGGAGATCTACAGATCTCAGAGTTACAAAAATG GCATATACTCCGTGGAGCTTGTCAATGACAGCCTGTATGATTGGCATGTCAAACTAAGAAC TGTTGATCCAGATAGTCCTCTGCACAGTGACCTCCAGGTGctgaaagaaaaggaaggaaTGGACTACATCCTTCTCAATGTCTCATACAAA GATAATTTCCCCTTTGATCCCCCATTTGTACGTGTAGTTTCTCCTGTCCTGTCTGGAGG TTATGTACTTGGAGGAGGAGCCCTGTGTATGGAACTACTGACTAAACAG GGCTGGAGCAGTGCCTATTCCATAGAGTCTGTTATCATGCAGATAAATGCCACTTTAGTCAAGGGAAAAGCAAGAGTGCAGTTTGGAGCCAATAAG AATCAGTACAATCTTGCCAGGGCACAGCAGTCATATAAATCGCTGGTGCAAATTCACGAAAAGAATG GCTGGTACACACCACCAAAAGAAGATGGGTAa
- the LOC127661671 gene encoding ubiquitin-conjugating enzyme E2 Q2-like isoform X4 encodes MSVSGLKAELKFLESIFDPKHERFRIINWKPDELSCQFNVTGEKLLIIHCNITESYPLTPPIWFVDSDDPSLTQVLERLEDVRKGSTLLLQQLKRLICDLCRLYNLPQHPDVEMLDQPLPAGPVNQEKKIGTTDEVTSEEEEEEEMGEDIEDLDHYDMKEEEPVDGKKSEDDGIEKENLAILEKIRKNQRQDHLNGAVSGSVQASDRLMKELREIYRSQSYKNGIYSVELVNDSLYDWHVKLRTVDPDSPLHSDLQVLKEKEGMDYILLNVSYKDNFPFDPPFVRVVSPVLSGGYVLGGGALCMELLTKQGWSSAYSIESVIMQINATLVKGKARVQFGANKNQYNLARAQQSYKSLVQIHEKNGWYTPPKEDG; translated from the exons ATGTCGGTTTCGGGACTGAAGGCCGAGCTGAAGTTTCTAGAGTCCATTTTCGACCCGAAACACGAGCGGTTCAGGATCATCAACTGGAAGCCGGATGAGCTGAGCTGCCAGTTTAACGTGACCGGAGAAAAGCTGCTAATTATTCACTGCAATATCACG gaATCCTACCCGTTGACTCCCCCAATATGGTTTGTGGACTCCGATGACCCCAGTCTTACTCAAGTACTAGAACGTCTTGAGGATGTCAGAAAGGGCAGTACACTG CTCTTGCAGCAGCTGAAAAGGCTGATCTGCGATCTGTGCCGCCTATATAACCTTCCCCAGCACCctgatgtggagatgctggaccAGCCCCTTCCTGCAGGGCCTGTCAACCaggaaaaaaaa ATTGGGACCACAGATGAGGTCACttcagaagaggaggaagaagaggagatgGGAGAG GACATTGAGGATCTCGATCACTATGACATGAAAGAGGAGGAACCAGTGGATGGAAAGAAGTCCGAGGATGATGGGATTGAGAAGGAGAATTTGGCAATCCTGGAGAAGATCCGGAAGAACCAGAGGCAGGACCACTTGAAT GGTGCAGTGTCTGGATCTGTTCAAGCATCAGATCGCCTCATGAAGGAGCTCAGGGAGATCTACAGATCTCAGAGTTACAAAAATG GCATATACTCCGTGGAGCTTGTCAATGACAGCCTGTATGATTGGCATGTCAAACTAAGAAC TGTTGATCCAGATAGTCCTCTGCACAGTGACCTCCAGGTGctgaaagaaaaggaaggaaTGGACTACATCCTTCTCAATGTCTCATACAAA GATAATTTCCCCTTTGATCCCCCATTTGTACGTGTAGTTTCTCCTGTCCTGTCTGGAGG TTATGTACTTGGAGGAGGAGCCCTGTGTATGGAACTACTGACTAAACAG GGCTGGAGCAGTGCCTATTCCATAGAGTCTGTTATCATGCAGATAAATGCCACTTTAGTCAAGGGAAAAGCAAGAGTGCAGTTTGGAGCCAATAAG AATCAGTACAATCTTGCCAGGGCACAGCAGTCATATAAATCGCTGGTGCAAATTCACGAAAAGAATG GCTGGTACACACCACCAAAAGAAGATGGGTAa
- the LOC127661671 gene encoding ubiquitin-conjugating enzyme E2 Q2-like isoform X2, whose amino-acid sequence MSVSGLKAELKFLESIFDPKHERFRIINWKPDELSCQFNVTGEKLLIIHCNITESYPLTPPIWFVDSDDPSLTQVLERLEDVRKGSTLLLQQLKRLICDLCRLYNLPQHPDVEMLDQPLPAGPVNQEKKIGTTDEVTSEEEEEEEMGEDIEDLDHYDMKEEEPVDGKKSEDDGIEKENLAILEKIRKNQRQDHLNVSAHSGAVSGSVQASDRLMKELREIYRSQSYKNGIYSVELVNDSLYDWHVKLRTVDPDSPLHSDLQVLKEKEGMDYILLNVSYKDNFPFDPPFVRVVSPVLSGGYVLGGGALCMELLTKQGWSSAYSIESVIMQINATLVKGKARVQFGANKNQYNLARAQQSYKSLVQIHEKNGWYTPPKEDG is encoded by the exons ATGTCGGTTTCGGGACTGAAGGCCGAGCTGAAGTTTCTAGAGTCCATTTTCGACCCGAAACACGAGCGGTTCAGGATCATCAACTGGAAGCCGGATGAGCTGAGCTGCCAGTTTAACGTGACCGGAGAAAAGCTGCTAATTATTCACTGCAATATCACG gaATCCTACCCGTTGACTCCCCCAATATGGTTTGTGGACTCCGATGACCCCAGTCTTACTCAAGTACTAGAACGTCTTGAGGATGTCAGAAAGGGCAGTACACTG CTCTTGCAGCAGCTGAAAAGGCTGATCTGCGATCTGTGCCGCCTATATAACCTTCCCCAGCACCctgatgtggagatgctggaccAGCCCCTTCCTGCAGGGCCTGTCAACCaggaaaaaaaa ATTGGGACCACAGATGAGGTCACttcagaagaggaggaagaagaggagatgGGAGAG GACATTGAGGATCTCGATCACTATGACATGAAAGAGGAGGAACCAGTGGATGGAAAGAAGTCCGAGGATGATGGGATTGAGAAGGAGAATTTGGCAATCCTGGAGAAGATCCGGAAGAACCAGAGGCAGGACCACTTGAATGTAAGTGCTCATTCG GGTGCAGTGTCTGGATCTGTTCAAGCATCAGATCGCCTCATGAAGGAGCTCAGGGAGATCTACAGATCTCAGAGTTACAAAAATG GCATATACTCCGTGGAGCTTGTCAATGACAGCCTGTATGATTGGCATGTCAAACTAAGAAC TGTTGATCCAGATAGTCCTCTGCACAGTGACCTCCAGGTGctgaaagaaaaggaaggaaTGGACTACATCCTTCTCAATGTCTCATACAAA GATAATTTCCCCTTTGATCCCCCATTTGTACGTGTAGTTTCTCCTGTCCTGTCTGGAGG TTATGTACTTGGAGGAGGAGCCCTGTGTATGGAACTACTGACTAAACAG GGCTGGAGCAGTGCCTATTCCATAGAGTCTGTTATCATGCAGATAAATGCCACTTTAGTCAAGGGAAAAGCAAGAGTGCAGTTTGGAGCCAATAAG AATCAGTACAATCTTGCCAGGGCACAGCAGTCATATAAATCGCTGGTGCAAATTCACGAAAAGAATG GCTGGTACACACCACCAAAAGAAGATGGGTAa